Genomic DNA from Lutibacter sp. A80:
GCCATTTTCCAACAATTGCAGTTTGATACCCTGCTGTTTTTAATATTTTAGGTAGTGTTTGTTCTTCGAGACTTATTATTAAAGGAGCTGATCCAGGAAGGATTTTAGCATCTTTATTTTTCCAAGGATAAGAGCCTGTTATTAAAGCGTATCTACTTGGTGTGCAAGTAGCTGATGATGCATAGGCATTTGTAAATAGAAGGCCTTCGTTCGCTAAATTATCGATATTTGGTGTGCTTATTTCAGTGGCTCCGTAGCAACTCAAATCACCATATCCTAAGTCATCAAGATAAATAATTATAATGTTGGGTTTTTCGGAATTTATTGAAATATCTTGCTTCTTTTCTTTATTGGAATTATTACAAGAAATAGAAAGAAGAAATACAACTAGAATATAAATAGAGCCACTGAATTTTTTCATTTTTTTAAAGTTTTAAATTATGATATATTATGCTTTATGTTTGATATAGAATGTTTTCTTTTCCATATATTGTTCAAAACCATATTTTCCGTCTTCTCCTCCAGATCCAGATAGTTTGTAACCATTATGGAAACCTTGATGTTGTTCTCCATGACCTCTGTTTACATAGATTTCACCGTATTCTAATTCGTCATTACATTTCATAATTGTGTTCATATTGTTGGTAAAAACCATTGCTGCTAAGCCATATTCACAATCGTTTGCATATTCAATTACTTCTTCAAAAGTTTTGAATTTTAATACAGGTAAAATTGGTCCGAAAGATTCTTCGTGAACGATTGTCATATCCTGAGTTACATTTGTAAGAACTGTTGGTTCAAACCAATATCCTTTTTCAAATTCAGCTCCAGTAGGTCTTTTACCTCCTGTTGCTATAGTGGCACCTTCTTCAATACTTACTTTTACTAGGTGTTCCATGTGTTCTAGCTCATTTTGATTTACTTTAGGACCCATATCAGTTTCTTCTAGCAAAGGATTTCCAACTTTTAAAGCTTTGGTTTTAGCTATGAATTTTTTCATAAATACATCGTAAATATCTTCATGTACATACATACGCTCATTGCAAGTACATACCTGTCCGCAATTGTCAAAACGTGAATGTAATGCTGATTCCACAGCAGCATCAATATCTGCGTCTTCAAATACAATAAAAGGTGCTTTTCCTCCTAATTCTAATTGAACGTGTGTTAGGTTTTGTGCTGCGTTACGTGCAATTTGTTGACCAACAGGAGTAGATCCTGTCATAGTTACCATTTTACAAATAGGGCTTTCAACTAATGCATTACCCATTGCTCTTCCTGGTCCAGTTAAAATATTAATTACACCTGCAGGAATTCCAACTTTGTTAGCTAAATTTCCTAATTCTAATGTAGCTAACGGAGTTTCAGATGTTGGTTTAATTATAATAGAATTTCCAGCCACTAGTGCTGGGCCTAATTTACGACCAGCTAATGCCAATGGGAAATTCCAAGCGGTAATTGCAACAACAACTCCTCTTGGGATTTTTTGAATCCAAATTTGTTCATTAGGATTGTCTGAAGGGATGATATCTCCTTCAATTCTTCGAGCACCTTCACAAGCATATTCTATAAATGAAGCTGTTACAGCAACTTCTCCTTTTGCTACTTTTAATAATTTTCCTTGTTCTTTAACTAATAATTCAGCTAAATAATCTGAATTCGCTTTTATTTCTTGGGCTAATTTATACAATAACTCAGCTCTTGAACGAGCAGGTAACTTTTTCCATTCTTTTTGAGCTTTATCAGCTAGTTGCAAAGTTTCAAGAGCTTCTTCTGCAGTTCCATTTTGTACACGAGCAACTACTTCTTCTGTTGATGGACTAATAATGTCAATAGTTTGACCAGAAGTAGATGTTCTCCATTTTC
This window encodes:
- the aldA gene encoding aldehyde dehydrogenase, with amino-acid sequence MSQIKEYQLFINGKWRTSTSGQTIDIISPSTEEVVARVQNGTAEEALETLQLADKAQKEWKKLPARSRAELLYKLAQEIKANSDYLAELLVKEQGKLLKVAKGEVAVTASFIEYACEGARRIEGDIIPSDNPNEQIWIQKIPRGVVVAITAWNFPLALAGRKLGPALVAGNSIIIKPTSETPLATLELGNLANKVGIPAGVINILTGPGRAMGNALVESPICKMVTMTGSTPVGQQIARNAAQNLTHVQLELGGKAPFIVFEDADIDAAVESALHSRFDNCGQVCTCNERMYVHEDIYDVFMKKFIAKTKALKVGNPLLEETDMGPKVNQNELEHMEHLVKVSIEEGATIATGGKRPTGAEFEKGYWFEPTVLTNVTQDMTIVHEESFGPILPVLKFKTFEEVIEYANDCEYGLAAMVFTNNMNTIMKCNDELEYGEIYVNRGHGEQHQGFHNGYKLSGSGGEDGKYGFEQYMEKKTFYIKHKA